The Sphingopyxis fribergensis genome contains a region encoding:
- a CDS encoding alpha/beta hydrolase family protein — protein sequence MARATWGEYLLAAALLMPSGALAAADFKSPPVAPAFTPLPTSAFAELPFVEDVDLSPDGTHIAGLFGIGGEQRILMMPVRGDRSKPIIVAVPDQTQVAWIRWVGNDNIIVGLYALMPVEGDRWYISRAIGINRGTGKITKLLWDSGGQNASDILWVPTDGGTEILIAAQNSIYSNEADFWPTVYRVDVATGRKRVAERPRANIFDWGADHLGQVRFGIGYRDASTQSTLLFRSNGEGSLRVIDSAKLGAEEELTVPFHFVPGSNNGFVITESKGGRAAVVEVDIPTGKPVRTVYAADGVNVESVLMASNGAKLLGVRTSDRDAPLRWLDPAMAAHQKTLEEASPQSAVRIESISADQSKMLVRFSTPDNPGLLFYFDAATGDLVKLAAMNETIGGRRLSRGRMVRYKARDGLEIEGVLTMPRGRRDKNLPFIVMPHGGPWGHDELTYDYWAQFLAERGYAVLQPNFRGSTGYGAAFEKAGQGQLGFAMQDDVSDGVYWAVKEGIADPKRVCIVGGSYGGYAAMWGTVKDPDLYRCAISINGVANLRREVNDFGGLMRERLYRGQWQRMTPDFAAVSPINAIARIKAPLLLIHGKKDVTVDHGQSARMYAAMTKAGKTVEFVSVPLADHYFTRQADRMTLLTSIETFLAKHNPAD from the coding sequence ATGGCGCGCGCGACGTGGGGTGAATATCTGCTGGCGGCGGCGCTGCTTATGCCTTCGGGCGCGCTGGCCGCGGCGGATTTCAAATCGCCGCCCGTCGCGCCCGCTTTCACCCCGCTGCCGACCAGCGCCTTTGCCGAGCTTCCTTTCGTCGAAGATGTCGACCTGTCGCCCGACGGCACGCATATCGCGGGGCTGTTCGGGATAGGGGGCGAGCAGCGGATCCTGATGATGCCCGTGCGCGGCGACCGGTCGAAACCGATCATCGTCGCGGTTCCCGACCAGACGCAGGTCGCGTGGATCCGCTGGGTCGGAAACGACAATATCATCGTCGGCCTGTATGCGCTGATGCCCGTCGAGGGAGATCGCTGGTATATTTCGCGCGCGATCGGCATCAATCGCGGCACGGGCAAGATCACCAAGCTGCTCTGGGACAGCGGCGGGCAGAATGCGTCCGACATATTATGGGTTCCGACCGACGGCGGGACCGAAATCCTCATCGCCGCCCAAAACTCGATCTATAGCAATGAAGCCGATTTCTGGCCGACGGTCTATCGCGTCGATGTGGCGACCGGACGCAAGCGGGTCGCCGAAAGGCCGCGTGCAAACATTTTCGATTGGGGCGCCGATCATCTCGGCCAGGTCCGCTTCGGCATCGGCTATCGCGACGCAAGCACCCAATCGACCCTGCTGTTCCGATCAAACGGCGAGGGATCGTTGCGCGTCATCGACAGCGCGAAGCTCGGCGCCGAAGAAGAACTGACCGTGCCCTTCCACTTCGTGCCCGGCAGCAACAATGGTTTCGTCATCACGGAAAGCAAGGGCGGCCGGGCGGCGGTCGTCGAAGTCGACATTCCGACCGGCAAGCCCGTGCGGACCGTCTATGCCGCCGACGGCGTCAATGTCGAAAGCGTGTTGATGGCGTCGAACGGGGCGAAGCTGCTCGGCGTCCGGACCAGCGACCGCGACGCCCCGCTGCGCTGGCTCGATCCGGCGATGGCGGCGCATCAGAAGACGCTCGAAGAGGCATCGCCGCAGTCGGCGGTGCGTATCGAGAGTATCAGCGCCGATCAGAGCAAGATGCTCGTCCGGTTCAGCACCCCCGACAACCCGGGCCTGCTTTTCTATTTCGATGCCGCGACGGGCGATCTGGTCAAGCTGGCGGCGATGAACGAGACGATCGGCGGCCGGCGCCTGTCGCGCGGGCGGATGGTCCGGTACAAGGCGCGCGACGGGCTGGAGATCGAGGGCGTGCTCACGATGCCGCGCGGCCGGCGCGACAAAAACCTGCCCTTCATCGTCATGCCCCACGGCGGACCGTGGGGGCATGACGAGCTGACCTATGATTATTGGGCGCAGTTCCTCGCCGAGCGCGGATATGCGGTGCTGCAGCCCAATTTTCGCGGCTCGACCGGCTATGGCGCGGCGTTCGAAAAAGCGGGGCAGGGACAGCTGGGCTTCGCGATGCAGGACGATGTCAGCGACGGCGTGTATTGGGCGGTGAAGGAGGGGATCGCCGACCCGAAACGCGTCTGCATCGTTGGCGGCTCGTACGGCGGCTATGCCGCAATGTGGGGGACGGTCAAGGATCCCGACCTCTATCGCTGCGCGATTTCGATCAACGGCGTCGCCAATTTGCGGCGCGAGGTCAATGACTTCGGAGGGCTGATGCGCGAGCGCCTCTATCGCGGCCAGTGGCAGCGGATGACCCCCGATTTCGCCGCCGTGTCGCCGATCAACGCGATCGCCCGGATCAAGGCGCCGCTGCTGCTGATCCACGGCAAGAAGGATGTCACGGTCGATCACGGCCAGTCGGCGCGCATGTATGCGGCGATGACGAAGGCTGGCAAGACTGTCGAGTTCGTCTCGGTCCCGCTTGCCGACCATTATTTCACGCGTCAGGCCGATCGCATGACCTTGCTGACCTCGATCGAAACCTTCCTCGCCAAGCATAACCCCGCCGACTGA
- a CDS encoding thiamine pyrophosphate-dependent enzyme, protein MDAAQAVHEKFLAALAEGSLPGRADAPDPAMVGLSRAEATDIFLSQLTSRQMDRLSRHLQARGEGFYTIGSSGHEGNAAVAAALRVTDMAFLHYRSNAFQLHRARSVPGQTPTWDMLLSFAASAEDPISGGRHKVIGSKPLNIPPQTSTIASHLPKTVGAAFSIGIARRLGMTGLPLPDDAVVLASFGDASANHSTAQGAFNTAGWAAFQGSPMPLIFLCEDNGIGISTRTPTGWIEAQFRHRAGLHYIKCDGTDLVSAYAGAAEAADYARRNRKPVFLHMATVRLYGHAGSDVQGAYLPKALIEADEARDPLLAGAALMAEHGWMTPTEIAETYEDIGATLARQAEAAILRPKITHSAHVMDSLIPPKREVARPNTPSDEDRKAMFGSDAGAMDKPQHMARLLSWALADLMLAHKEIVVAGEDVGPKGGVYNVTAKLHQRFGSARVVNTLLDEQAILGLAIGMAHNGFLPMPEIQFLAYVHNAEDQIRGEAATLSFFSDGQYTNPMVLRIAGLGYQKGFGGHFHNDNSLAVFRDIPGVILAVPSNGRDAVAMLRECVRLAREEQRVVVFVEPIALYMTRDLHEEGDGLWTSVYEAPGDGAPIRFGDVGVQGNGTDLAIVTYGNGYYLSRQAERLLAADGVKARVIDLRWLGPVDEDKLVAAVGDASRILIVDECRITGSQSEALMATFVERTPGKKLKRIAADDSFIPLGRAATLTLPSRDSIYAAAKELLA, encoded by the coding sequence GTGGACGCGGCGCAGGCGGTACATGAAAAATTCTTGGCGGCGCTGGCCGAGGGCAGCCTCCCCGGTCGTGCCGATGCGCCCGATCCCGCGATGGTCGGTCTGTCGCGCGCGGAGGCGACCGACATCTTCCTCTCGCAACTGACCAGCCGCCAGATGGACCGGCTGTCGCGCCATCTGCAGGCGCGCGGCGAGGGCTTCTATACGATTGGGTCGTCGGGGCACGAAGGCAATGCCGCGGTCGCCGCGGCGCTGCGCGTCACCGACATGGCGTTTCTTCACTATCGCTCGAACGCGTTTCAGCTTCACCGCGCGCGCTCGGTCCCCGGACAGACGCCGACATGGGACATGCTGCTGAGCTTTGCCGCTTCGGCCGAAGACCCGATCTCGGGTGGACGGCATAAGGTCATCGGATCGAAGCCACTCAACATCCCGCCGCAGACCTCGACGATCGCCTCGCATTTGCCGAAAACGGTCGGCGCCGCTTTCTCGATCGGGATCGCGCGGCGGCTCGGCATGACCGGGCTGCCGCTCCCCGACGATGCGGTCGTGCTGGCGAGCTTCGGCGACGCCTCGGCGAACCATTCGACCGCGCAGGGCGCGTTCAACACCGCGGGCTGGGCGGCGTTCCAGGGCTCGCCGATGCCACTGATCTTCCTCTGCGAAGACAATGGCATCGGCATTTCGACGCGCACCCCGACGGGGTGGATCGAGGCGCAGTTCCGCCACCGCGCGGGGCTTCACTATATCAAATGCGACGGCACCGACCTGGTGTCGGCTTATGCGGGGGCTGCGGAAGCGGCCGACTATGCGCGCCGCAATCGCAAGCCTGTCTTCCTCCATATGGCGACGGTGCGGCTTTACGGTCACGCCGGATCGGACGTGCAGGGCGCCTATCTGCCCAAGGCGCTGATCGAGGCCGACGAAGCGCGCGACCCGCTGCTCGCCGGCGCGGCGCTGATGGCCGAACATGGCTGGATGACGCCGACGGAAATCGCCGAAACCTATGAGGATATCGGCGCGACGCTCGCGCGGCAGGCCGAGGCGGCGATCCTGCGCCCCAAGATCACCCACTCGGCGCATGTGATGGACAGCCTGATCCCGCCGAAGCGTGAGGTCGCGCGGCCCAATACCCCGTCGGACGAGGATCGTAAGGCGATGTTCGGCAGCGACGCCGGCGCGATGGACAAACCGCAGCATATGGCGCGGCTTTTGAGCTGGGCGCTCGCCGACCTGATGCTCGCGCACAAGGAAATCGTCGTCGCGGGCGAGGATGTCGGGCCGAAGGGCGGCGTCTACAACGTTACCGCCAAGCTGCATCAGCGCTTCGGATCGGCGCGTGTCGTCAACACCTTGCTCGACGAACAGGCGATCCTCGGGCTCGCGATCGGCATGGCGCACAACGGCTTCCTGCCGATGCCCGAGATCCAGTTTCTTGCCTATGTGCACAATGCCGAGGACCAGATCCGCGGCGAGGCGGCGACATTGAGCTTCTTCTCCGACGGGCAGTACACCAACCCGATGGTGCTCCGCATCGCGGGGCTGGGCTACCAAAAGGGCTTCGGCGGCCATTTTCACAACGACAACAGCCTTGCTGTCTTCCGCGACATTCCGGGCGTGATCCTCGCGGTGCCGTCGAACGGGCGCGATGCGGTGGCGATGCTGCGCGAATGCGTCCGCCTGGCGCGCGAGGAACAGCGCGTCGTCGTCTTTGTCGAGCCGATCGCGCTCTATATGACGCGCGACCTGCACGAAGAGGGCGATGGCCTGTGGACCAGCGTCTATGAAGCCCCCGGCGACGGCGCACCGATCCGCTTCGGCGACGTCGGGGTGCAGGGCAATGGCACCGACCTTGCGATCGTCACTTATGGCAACGGATATTATCTGTCGCGCCAGGCCGAGAGACTGCTCGCCGCCGACGGCGTCAAGGCGCGCGTCATCGACCTGCGCTGGCTCGGCCCCGTCGATGAGGACAAGCTCGTTGCTGCGGTTGGCGACGCCAGCCGCATCCTGATCGTCGACGAATGCCGCATCACCGGGTCGCAGAGCGAGGCGCTGATGGCGACGTTCGTCGAGCGCACGCCGGGCAAGAAGCTCAAGCGCATCGCCGCCGATGACAGCTTCATTCCCTTGGGCCGCGCCGCGACGCTGACCCTGCCGAGCCGCGATTCGATCTATGCGGCCGCCAAGGAGTTGCTGGCATGA
- a CDS encoding acyl carrier protein, with protein MSARKTALVVAPGRGTYGKGELGSIARLHGARFGDLITNFDAQRRERGQPTVSELDGADRFSVATHMRGDVAAPLIYTATALDFLSIDRDKFDIVAVAGNSMGWYSALALGGAVSFEDGFRISNAMGLNSQTHGPGGQILLQIVDEDWRPVPGLRESLLALVADIASRSGHALALSIDLAGMLVLAGNEAGLAALLAEAPPTPGRDPLRLAGHGPFHTPLMFGSSDKAMAELPHSLFHRPALPLIDGRGHIWRRHASDPAAIWDYTFGHQILAPYDFALSVQVAVKEYAPEVIILPGPGDTLGGAIAQSLIGIGWHGISGKGDFAARQAADPILLSMGRAEQRARVTGQE; from the coding sequence ATGAGCGCGCGCAAGACCGCGCTCGTCGTCGCCCCCGGCCGCGGCACCTATGGCAAGGGCGAGCTTGGCAGCATCGCGCGGCTGCACGGTGCGCGCTTCGGTGACCTGATCACGAATTTCGACGCGCAGCGTCGCGAACGCGGCCAGCCGACGGTGAGCGAACTCGACGGCGCCGACCGCTTCAGCGTCGCGACGCACATGCGCGGCGATGTCGCGGCGCCGCTGATCTACACCGCCACCGCGCTCGACTTTCTCAGCATCGATCGCGACAAGTTCGATATCGTTGCCGTCGCCGGCAATTCGATGGGATGGTACAGCGCGCTCGCGCTCGGCGGCGCCGTATCGTTCGAGGACGGTTTCCGGATCAGCAACGCGATGGGTCTCAACAGCCAGACGCACGGGCCGGGCGGGCAGATCCTTCTCCAAATCGTCGACGAGGATTGGCGGCCCGTACCAGGGCTGCGCGAAAGCCTGCTCGCACTCGTCGCCGACATCGCCTCGCGCTCCGGTCACGCGCTGGCGCTCTCGATCGACCTAGCCGGCATGCTCGTGCTTGCGGGCAATGAGGCGGGCCTTGCCGCGCTACTCGCCGAAGCACCGCCGACCCCCGGACGCGATCCCCTCCGCCTCGCGGGCCACGGCCCCTTCCACACCCCGCTGATGTTCGGCAGTTCGGACAAGGCGATGGCCGAACTGCCGCATTCGCTCTTCCACCGCCCCGCATTGCCGCTGATCGACGGACGCGGCCATATCTGGCGGCGCCATGCGAGCGACCCTGCCGCAATCTGGGATTATACTTTCGGCCACCAGATCCTCGCGCCCTATGATTTCGCGCTGTCGGTGCAGGTCGCGGTGAAGGAATATGCGCCCGAGGTCATCATCCTGCCCGGCCCCGGCGACACGCTGGGCGGCGCGATCGCGCAATCGCTGATCGGCATCGGCTGGCATGGAATTTCAGGCAAAGGGGATTTCGCGGCACGGCAGGCGGCCGACCCGATCCTGCTGTCGATGGGCCGCGCCGAACAGCGCGCGCGCGTTACCGGACAAGAATAA
- a CDS encoding DUF4350 domain-containing protein, giving the protein MSGAAATDDGFNPRLIAGVVAIGIVAFTALWALIALGPQISSGNDGGGHALSKAAPGYAGIVDLVERAGAEVELRRRVERTRYEEYEPLLILTPTHRTRAPEVAELLDAQSGTAALIVLPKWQTMAIPGQTQKPGWVSAGFPARPPAKMLPPAHFGTVGVAAVPSKAQAVPARLAGRNFTAWLPGNVQTVTGDNLETLIAGPSGGAVLAQVGDRDLYILADPDLINNFAFASRDKAVGGAMLIDAIAEYADADGYAFDVTLNGFGGGRSLLRFAFIPPFIGITLCLIAAGLLALWQASVRFGPALKPSRAIPVSKAALIANSADLIRQARRELDGADVFVKSQRSAIARRLHAPGGLDDDATDRWIDKHLRGGSDLFSALARRLPLARNTHEFLADAQALHDIRKDLLRDS; this is encoded by the coding sequence ATGAGCGGCGCGGCGGCAACCGACGACGGTTTCAACCCGCGCTTGATCGCGGGCGTGGTGGCGATCGGGATCGTCGCCTTCACCGCGCTGTGGGCGCTGATCGCGCTCGGGCCGCAAATCAGCAGTGGCAACGACGGCGGCGGCCATGCGCTGTCGAAGGCGGCGCCGGGATATGCCGGCATCGTCGATCTCGTCGAGCGCGCCGGCGCCGAGGTGGAACTCCGCCGCCGGGTCGAGAGGACGCGTTATGAGGAGTATGAGCCGCTGCTCATCCTCACCCCGACGCACCGCACCCGCGCGCCCGAAGTCGCCGAACTGCTCGATGCCCAGTCCGGCACGGCGGCACTGATCGTGCTGCCCAAATGGCAGACGATGGCGATACCTGGGCAGACGCAAAAGCCGGGCTGGGTCAGCGCGGGGTTCCCGGCGCGGCCACCCGCCAAGATGCTGCCTCCCGCGCATTTCGGTACGGTCGGGGTCGCGGCCGTGCCGAGCAAGGCGCAGGCGGTCCCGGCGCGGCTCGCGGGACGCAACTTCACCGCCTGGCTGCCAGGCAATGTGCAGACGGTTACGGGCGACAATCTCGAAACGCTGATCGCAGGGCCGAGCGGCGGTGCGGTGCTGGCGCAGGTCGGCGACCGCGACCTCTATATCCTCGCCGACCCCGATCTCATCAACAATTTTGCTTTCGCTTCGCGCGACAAGGCGGTGGGCGGCGCGATGCTGATCGACGCGATCGCCGAATATGCCGATGCCGACGGTTATGCTTTCGACGTGACGCTGAACGGATTCGGCGGCGGGCGTTCGCTGCTGCGCTTCGCCTTTATCCCGCCCTTCATCGGCATCACGCTCTGCCTGATCGCCGCCGGGCTGCTCGCGCTGTGGCAAGCGTCGGTGCGTTTCGGTCCGGCGCTGAAACCCAGCCGCGCGATCCCGGTGTCGAAGGCGGCGCTGATCGCGAACAGCGCCGACCTGATCCGGCAGGCGCGGCGCGAACTCGACGGCGCTGACGTCTTTGTGAAGAGCCAGCGCAGCGCAATCGCGCGGCGGCTGCACGCGCCGGGCGGGCTCGACGACGACGCAACCGACCGCTGGATCGACAAGCATTTGCGCGGCGGCAGCGACCTCTTCTCCGCGCTCGCGCGGCGCCTGCCGCTCGCGCGCAACACCCATGAATTTTTGGCAGATGCACAAGCGCTGCACGATATCAGGAAGGATTTACTCCGTGACAGCTAA
- a CDS encoding tetratricopeptide repeat-containing sulfotransferase family protein, translating to MTAQTQMLAEAARALNDNQLTRAEQLIRSSLVVSPENPDALRLLAAVAVATGHFADAERLLRGAICQAPGFVLAHADLCTLLGRQGRAAEALGLLDELIGAGDGPVWALSLKAATLTAERRADEALPVLRQLIARTPGAAIPQISYADALQTAGHLDQAVAAYRKALDLDPASGLAWWGLANLRVVRLSADDVMLMERAMEKAKPGLDRVRLGFALGKALGDQGRYEESFRRYEDANRVRGLLIHYDPQATEDFVRAAEAAFTSTLFDARAGHGNETDAPIFIVGMPRAGSTLVEQILASHPMVENLGELFELRNIAQQIAGREISNAALPGVIAALPAPQLREIGDSYIISTRRYRRTDRPFFTDKMPANWQLVPLILLILPKAKIIDVRRDPMACCLSNFTTYFNRHTSFPANLADLGRYHSDYAHLMDHLERVRPGRVYRLGYERLVEHPEAEIRKLLAALDLPFDAACLRPHENQRSIYTPSAQQVRQPINGEGLQRWRAYAPWLEGLRDQLENL from the coding sequence TTGACGGCGCAGACCCAAATGTTGGCTGAAGCGGCGCGTGCCCTGAATGACAACCAACTGACGCGTGCTGAACAGCTGATCCGTTCCAGCCTTGTGGTCTCCCCCGAAAACCCCGATGCGTTGCGCCTTCTGGCTGCCGTCGCCGTCGCAACGGGGCATTTTGCCGATGCCGAGCGATTGCTCCGTGGCGCGATCTGCCAAGCGCCGGGCTTCGTGCTTGCCCACGCCGATCTGTGTACCTTGCTTGGTCGCCAGGGGCGTGCCGCCGAGGCGCTTGGGCTGCTGGACGAGTTGATTGGCGCCGGCGACGGACCTGTCTGGGCGCTGTCGCTCAAAGCGGCGACGCTGACGGCTGAACGTCGCGCGGACGAGGCGCTGCCCGTGCTCCGGCAACTGATCGCTCGCACCCCTGGCGCCGCTATTCCGCAGATCAGCTATGCCGACGCATTGCAGACCGCCGGGCATCTCGATCAAGCCGTTGCCGCCTATCGCAAGGCCCTCGACCTCGATCCCGCCAGCGGCCTTGCCTGGTGGGGTCTCGCTAATTTGCGTGTCGTTCGGCTCAGCGCGGATGACGTCATGTTGATGGAACGGGCGATGGAAAAGGCCAAACCGGGTCTGGACAGGGTCCGGCTTGGCTTCGCCCTTGGCAAGGCGCTCGGTGACCAGGGCCGATATGAGGAGTCGTTCCGGCGCTATGAAGATGCGAATCGCGTGCGCGGCTTGCTCATCCATTATGACCCGCAGGCGACGGAGGATTTCGTCAGGGCAGCGGAAGCGGCTTTCACGTCCACCTTGTTCGATGCTCGCGCCGGGCATGGGAACGAAACCGATGCGCCGATCTTCATCGTCGGCATGCCGCGCGCGGGCTCCACTTTGGTCGAGCAAATCCTCGCGAGCCATCCGATGGTGGAGAATCTTGGCGAATTGTTCGAACTGCGGAATATCGCGCAGCAGATTGCTGGCCGTGAGATATCAAACGCCGCCTTGCCCGGCGTCATTGCCGCCCTGCCGGCCCCACAGCTACGCGAGATCGGCGACAGCTACATCATCTCGACGCGGCGCTACCGGCGAACCGACCGCCCGTTCTTCACCGACAAGATGCCCGCTAATTGGCAGCTTGTTCCCTTGATCCTACTTATCTTGCCTAAGGCAAAGATCATCGACGTCCGTCGCGATCCCATGGCGTGCTGTCTGTCGAACTTCACGACCTATTTCAATCGCCACACGAGCTTTCCAGCCAACTTGGCCGATCTTGGCCGGTATCATTCCGACTATGCCCACTTGATGGATCATCTGGAACGGGTTCGGCCGGGACGGGTTTATCGTCTGGGTTATGAAAGGCTTGTGGAACACCCCGAGGCAGAAATTCGCAAGTTGCTTGCAGCCCTGGATCTGCCGTTCGACGCGGCCTGCCTGCGGCCGCATGAAAACCAAAGAAGCATCTACACACCCAGTGCGCAGCAAGTACGACAGCCGATCAATGGAGAAGGATTGCAACGCTGGCGAGCCTATGCACCGTGGCTTGAGGGACTAAGAGATCAACTCGAAAATCTATAG
- a CDS encoding response regulator transcription factor produces the protein MSALSANGLRGQHRQVSENGGHIHLILPDPTERAACFRVLAAGSERIVRSFASADAWIEAEGGDSCAILLFHWRQPGATDGAALLDHVTVRGGIAAFVAAEQLSIAESRAILRGGAQDLLPAPLDPRLVRRTIDAALADWRARQGALDRRREAEARLAALTPRERDILDAIAAGLGNKAIARQLALSPRTVEVHRANIMRRAGAGNVAELLRLQFIAEFAGAASIDSVRFGA, from the coding sequence ATGTCCGCGCTGTCCGCGAACGGGCTTCGCGGGCAGCATCGCCAGGTGAGCGAAAATGGGGGCCATATCCATCTGATCCTGCCCGATCCGACCGAACGGGCGGCCTGTTTCCGTGTGCTCGCGGCGGGCTCCGAACGTATCGTGCGCAGCTTTGCCAGCGCCGATGCGTGGATCGAAGCCGAGGGCGGGGATTCCTGCGCAATCCTGCTCTTTCATTGGCGCCAGCCGGGCGCGACCGATGGCGCGGCGCTGCTCGACCATGTCACGGTGCGCGGCGGAATCGCCGCCTTTGTCGCCGCCGAACAGCTGAGCATTGCAGAATCGCGCGCGATCCTGCGCGGCGGGGCGCAGGATCTGTTACCCGCACCGCTCGACCCGCGCCTTGTCCGTCGCACGATCGATGCGGCGCTGGCCGACTGGCGCGCACGGCAGGGCGCACTCGACCGGCGCCGCGAAGCCGAAGCACGGCTGGCGGCGCTGACCCCGCGCGAACGCGACATATTGGATGCCATCGCCGCGGGGCTCGGCAACAAGGCGATCGCGCGTCAGCTGGCGCTGAGCCCGCGCACGGTCGAGGTGCATCGCGCCAACATCATGCGCCGCGCGGGCGCGGGCAATGTCGCCGAACTGCTCCGGCTACAGTTCATCGCCGAGTTCGCAGGCGCCGCTTCGATCGATTCGGTCCGTTTTGGTGCATGA